The Chryseobacterium sp. JV274 sequence TTGTTGGATAAGTTTTCGAAAACCATTTTTGTTTTAAAATCAGGGAAATCAGTGTAATTGGGCAATCCTGAAGTATGGGTCAGAAGATGCTGAATGGTAATTCTATCCCCGACAGATTTGTTATACCAAGGTAAATACTGGCTTATTTTATCATCAAGGTTAATCTTTCCTTCTTGTTTGAGCTGCATAATCAGCATTCCCGTGAACTGTTTTGTAATGGAGCCTATTCTGAATTTAGTATCAGAAGCAGCAGCAATATTCCAGCTCATATCGGCTTTTCCATAATTTTTCTTTAGAATGATCTTGCTATTTTGAGCAACCAGCGCACTTCCGTTAAAAAGATCAAACTGATGATATTTTTCAAGGATCAAATTTATTTTTCCAACTTTTCCTTGTTCTGATTTTCGGATGTTTTGTTGGCAAAAGCCACTAATTGATAAAAGCAGAGAACAGACAAACAAGATAAGTTTCATATATGATTGATTTTTTAAAATTTCCGCAAAGATGCTCCGAATTGTCTTCATATACGACCGATTAAAAAAAGTCGAACGCATTTTCCGGATAAAATTCGTGTTAGAATGAATTTTTTCTAAAATCTGTTGGTGTTTTTCCTGTATATTTTTTGAAAGACGTATTGAATGATGATTTAGAATTAAAACCAACTTGATATAAAATTTCTAAAACTGTTAAATCTTTTTGCAGAGGATCTTTTAATATTTCCATTGCTTTCTCAATTCTGTATTCGTTGACGAAATCAAAAAAATGTTTATCCATATAAGAATTAATCAAAACCGATAAATCTTTAGCTGGTATTTGGACCTTTTCTGCCAATTCTTGAACCGTTAAATAAGGATTCAGATAAGGCTGTTGAGTCCGCATAAAATCTTTTATCTGGTTATTTTTTTCATTATCTTCGGAAATCTGAACTTTTAGGCTTTGGAATAATATCTTTGATTAATAATTAGTGAGCGCGAAAGGATTCGAACCTTTGCCATCCCGACTGAAATCGGGATGCATTATTTCCTGAGCTATAAAAAAGAGTACACACAAAAAAAGACT is a genomic window containing:
- a CDS encoding helix-turn-helix domain-containing protein, yielding MRTQQPYLNPYLTVQELAEKVQIPAKDLSVLINSYMDKHFFDFVNEYRIEKAMEILKDPLQKDLTVLEILYQVGFNSKSSFNTSFKKYTGKTPTDFRKNSF